Part of the Gilliamella sp. wkB7 genome is shown below.
TCATTTTGCGGGTAATGTGATGATGGATAGTCTTTTTCGCAAAACCCGCTTAATGCGGGTTTTTTAGTTTTAGGATATTAAAAGAATTCGTCTGAATAAAAATTTAAACATAGAGAGTCAACAATGAATAAGCCAACATTAACTCAAATAACCAAAACTATCGGTTATTATCAAGATCCGACTCAGGTGTTTTATCAATTGTGTGATAGCCGACCTGCAACGTTGCTGCTTGAATCGGCTGAAATTGATAATAAGCAAGGCATTAAAAGTGTGATGATTGTTGATAGTGCTTTGCGCATTTCAGCGCTGAATACCAAAGTCACTATTGAAGCGTTAACAACCAATGGTGAAAAACTATTACCTTTGTTGCAACAAGCCGTTGACGATAAAGTGGTTAAAACGTTCGCTAATGCGCAAATATTAACATTAGTTTTTCCTGATATTGATCATCTGCAAGATGAGGATTCACGTTTGAAATCTTTGTCGGTATTTGATGCATTAAGAACCTTGTTAACAGTCGTTAATGTACCAGAAAATTCCAGTCCAGATGCGGTTTTTGTTGGCGGATTATTTTGTTATGATCTGGTCGCGGGATTTGAAAATCTACCAATTTTATCTTCTGAACAGCGTTGCCAAGACTTCTGTTTTTATTTAGCTGAAACACTATTAGAAATAAATCATAAAGATCATCTATCCATTTTAAAAGCAACCGCATTTACGTCTGACACTAAAGAAATTGAACGATTAACGCAAAGATTGGATGAGCTACAAACAACGTTAAGCAAACCGATGAAGCCAATTGATAGCCAATCGCTTGCCAAAATCGATGTAAGTTGCAATAAGAGCGATGATGATTTCAATACCATCGTAAAAAAAATGCAAGATGCCATTCAGCAAGGCGAGATTTTTCAAGCAGTACCATCGAGACGTTTTACATTGCCTTGTCCAAAACCATTATCAGCTTATCAAGTACTAAAAACCAATAATCCAAGTCCTTATATGTTTTATATGCAAGATAAAGATTTTGTGTTATTTGGTGCTTCACCTGAAAGTGCACTTAAATATACTAAGGCAACCAATCAAGTTGAAATCTACCCTATTGCTGGCACACGCCCACGAGGTCTGACCAAAAATGGCGATATTGACCATGATTTGGATAGTCGTTTAGAACTTGAGATGCGAACTGATAAAAAAGAGTTGGCTGAGCACCTAATGCTGGTTGATTTAGCCCGCAATGATTTAGCTCGTATTTGTGAGCCGGGTACACGTTATACTAAAGAGTTGTTGAAAGTCGATCGCTATTCGTTTGTGATGCATTTGGTTTCTCGGGTTGTGGGTCAGCTACGTCAAGATTTAGATGCATTACATGCTTATAAAGCCACGATGAATATGGGTACATTAACTGGCGCACCAAAAGTACGTGCAATGCAATTAATTGCCGAATCCGAAAAAGTGAAACGGGGTAGTTATGGCGGAGCGGTAGGTTATTTTACCGCAAATGGTGATCTTGATACCTGTATTGTGATTCGCAGTGCTTATGTTGAAGATGGCATAGCCACAGTGCAAGCTGGTGGGGGAGTGGTGTTGGATTCGGATCCTCAGTCCGAATCAGACGAGTCACGTAATAAAGCTCGCGCAGTAGTTAGGGCGATTATGACAGCACATAATGTAGAAGGTGTATTCTAATGGCTAATATCTTATTTATTGATAATATTGATTCATTTACTTATAACTTGGTTGATCAATTACGTAATAGCAAACATTGTGTGACTGTCTATCGTAATACGATTCCTGCCGATGTGATTATTGAAAAATTATCACAAATGCAAAATCCTATTTTAATGTTATCTCCAGGTCCTGGCACACCAAGCGAAGCGGGCTCTATGCCTGAACTGTTAAAACGGTTAAAAGGTAAATTACCAATCATTGGTATTTGCCTTGGGCATCAAGCTATTGTTGAATCCTATGGCGGCAGTATTGTGCCGGCGGGTGATATTTTACATGGTAAGGCATCGCTTATTGAGCATGATGAGCAAGCGATGTTTGCAGGGTTGCCTAATCCATTGCCCGTTGCGCGTTATCATTCTTTAAAAGGTGAGAATATTCCCAAAACGCTCACGATTAATGCACTTGGCAACAATATTGTAATGGCTGTGCGCAATGATGAGGATCGAGTTTGTGGTTTTCAGTTTCATCCGGAATCGATTTTAACCATTCAAGGTGTAAAACTGTTAGAGCAAACCATAGCTTGGGCACTTAATCCACCACAAAAAATAGCCGAACCTAATCAGCAAAAAGCAATTGTTGATAAACAAGAATACAATATTCAACCAATATTAAATAAGTTGTATTTAGGCCAAACAATTACGCAGGAAGAAAGCAAAATACTTTTCAACCTCATCATTCAAGGTAAAATTGAGCCAACGGTATTAGCAACGGCTATCATCAGTATGAAAGTGCGTGGCGAAAAACCAGATGAAATTGCGGGAGCAGCGCAGGCTTTACTTGAAAATGCAGATAGTTTTGATATACCTGATTATGATTTTACCGATATAGTCGGTACAGGTGGGGATGGTACGAACAGTATTAATATTTCAACCGCCAGTGCCTTTGTAGCCGCTGCATTGGGTTATAAAGTGGCAAAACATGGTAATCGTGGCGTGTCGAGCAAATCGGGATCTTCTGATGTGTTATCTGCTTTGGGAATTAAATTAAATATGCCAGCCGAAGCATCACGTAAAGCCCTAGATGAATTAGGTGTTTGCTTCTTGTTTGCCCAGCAGTATCATTCAGGGTTCCGTCATGCAGCGCCAGTACGACAACAGTTAAAAACACGTACTATTTTTAATGTATTAGGACCATTGATTAATCCTTCTCGTCCTAAACGTATTTTACTAGGGGTTTATCATCCTGATTTGATCCAACCTATTGCAGAAACATTAAAAATGCTTAACTATACTCATGCTTATGTGGTACACGGGGCAGGGATGGATGAGGTAGCGATTCATGGTGCTACCCAAGTGGGTGAAGTTAAAAACGGCGAAATTCGTTATTTTACTTTAACGCCAGAAGATTTTGGTTTACCAACTTATACAGTAAAAGATATTGAGGGCGGTACGCCAGAGATGAATCGTGATATGTTAATTGCGATTTTACAAGGTCATGGTAAACCTGCTCATGAAGCAGCAATAGCTGTCAATGTAGCGATGTTGATGAGTTTGTTTGGACAAGCTGATATTAAACAGAATGCAAAACGCGCGATCGATATGATGCATAGCGGTAAATCTTACGAGTTATTGCAGAAGTTAGCAGCAAGATAATAGATGGAGAATAATATGGTAATTGCAGCATTAACCAAAAATGTTGAAATGGCAACAGTATTAAAAAAGATCATTCATGATAAGCAGATTTGGTTATCTCAGCAGCAAGCAGCTAAACCACTTGCAACTTTTAAATCGAATGTGAAACCCAGTGATCGTGATTTTTATCAAGCTTTAAATCAAGCTAAAACGGCGTTTATTTTGGAGTGCAAAAAGGCTTCGCCGTCTAAAGGATTAATTCGTGATGATTTTGACCCAGCCGAAATTGCTAAAATTTATAAAAATTATGCATCAGCTATTTCTGTTTTGACCGATGAAAAATATTTTCAAGGTCATTTTGAATTTTTACCGATTGTACGTAAAGAGGTGACACAACCTGTACTTTGTAAGGATTTTATTATTGATGAATACCAAATTTATTTGGCTCGTTATTATCAAGCTGATGCCATTTTATTAATGCTGTCAGTCGTGACAGATGATGAGTATCAACAGTTAAGTGAGGTTGCTCATCGACTTAATATGGGCGTTTTAACCGAAGCGAGTACTGAAAGCGAAGTAGAACGAGCAATTAAATTAGGAGCTAAAGTTATTGGCATTAATAATCGTAATTTGCGCGATCTTACCGTAGATTTAAATCGAGTTAAGAATTTATCGAAAACGATTCCTGACGATCGCATTGTTATTAGCGAGTCAGGAATTTATACTCATAATCAAGTAAAGGATCTGCGTCAGTATGCCAAAGGCTTTTTAATTGGCAGCGCGTTGATGTCAGAGCCTAATTTAGATTTAGCCATTCGCAAAGTCGTGTTGGGTGAAAATAAAGTCTGTGGTTTAACTCGTGCCGAAGATGCGGTCAATGTTTACCAAGCAGGAGCAGTATATGGCGGGTTGATTTTTGTTAGCAGTTCACCGCGTTATATTCAACCCAATAAAGCCCGCAGTGTGATGTCGGCGGCACCTCTTAATTGGGTGGGCGTTTTTAAAAACCAAAACATTGATGAAGTATGTCAAATTGCTGAGCAGTTATCTCTTTACGCCGTGCAACTGCATGGTAAAGAAGATGCTGACTACATACAAGCTTTACGCGAAAAGCTACCTTTAACCTGCCAAATTTGGAAAGCACTAAGTATTGATGGCACAGTCCCAGAGCATCATAATCCATTAGTTTCACGTTATGTCTTTGACAATGGTGCGGGTGGAACAGGTAAAAGTTTTGATTGGTCATTACTTGAGAATCATGAGTTAAGTAATGTGATTTTAGCTGGAGGCATCAATCCAGAAAATATTAAGTTAGCTATTGCAACCAGTGTGATTGGGGTTGATCTCAATTCAGGAGTTGAACAGTCGCCTGGCATCAAAGATAAACAGAAAATCAACGCAGTATTTGAACAAATTTAATTTTTAATTATAAAAAGGAATGGTTATGTCTAAATTAAATCCTTATTTTGGTGAGTTTGGTGGGCAATATGTCCCCCAAATATTAATGCCTGTACTAGAACAACTTGAGCAAGCTTTTTTATCAGCGATACATGATCCAAATTTCCAAAAAGAATTCAATGATCTATTAATTAATTATGCCGGTCGACCAACTGCGCTGACATTATGTAAAAATTTAACTGCGGGCACTAAAACTAAACTTTATTTAAAACGAGAAGATTTAGTGCATGGTGGGGCACACAAGACCAATCAAGTATTAGGTCAAGCTTTACTGGCTAAACGCATGGGTAAAACTGAAATTATTGCCGAAACTGGAGCAGGGCAGCATGGTGTTGCTTCAGCTTTAGCTTGTGCGCTATTAGGCTTAAAATGCCGAATCTATATGGGCGCAAAAGATGTTCAACGTCAAGCACCTAATGTCTTTAGAATGCGACTAATGGGCGCCACAGTGATTCCGGTTGAAACAGGTTCAGCAACGTTGAAAGATGCCTGTAATGAAGCGCTACGCGATTGGTCTGGTAGCTATGAACACGCTCACTATATGCTTGGTACAGCAGCGGGTCCACATCCTTTCCCAACTATTGTGCGTGAATTTCAACAAATGATCAGCCGTGAAGCTAAACAGCAAATTTTAGAGCGTGAAGGCCGTCTGCCTGATGCTGTTATTGCTTGTGTTGGTGGAGGATCTAATGCGATTGGTATGTTTGCTAACTTTATTGATGATAAATCCGTTAAATTAATTGGTGTTGAGCCCGGCGGGCATGGTATTGAAAGTGGCGAGCATGGCGCTTCATTAAAACATGGCAAGTTAGGTATCTATTTTGGAATGAAAACCCCAATGATGCAGACTGACGAAGGACAAATTGAAGAGTCTTATTCAATTTCAGCAGGACTTGATTTTCCAGCAGTGGGCCCACAACATGCTTATTTAGATAGCATTGGTCGAGCGCAATACGTTTCGATTACTGACGATGAAGCACTTGATGCGTTTAAAGAATTATCCCGTCATGAAGGAATTATCCCCGCACTTGAATCATCACATGCATTAGCCTACGCGATGAAAATGATTAAAGAAAACCCAGACAAAGAACAACTATTAATTGTTAACTTATCTGGTCGTGGTGATAAAGATATATTTACTGTTTATGATGTTTTAAAAGCAAAAGGAGAAATACAATGAGCCGTTATCAAAAACTGTTTGCAACTTTAGCAGCGGAAAAACGTGGTGCATTTGTTCCTTTTGTACCGGTTGGCGATCCAACACCTGATCTTTCGCTAGAAATTATCCAAACCTTGATTGATGCAGGTGCTGACGCCTTAGAATTAGGTATCCCATTTTCAGATCCAATGGCCGATGGTCCAACCATTCAAAATGCTAATATTCGTGCTTTTAAAGGTGGTATTAGCGTTGAAAAATCGTTTGAAATTTTAAGTAAAATAAGAAAGCAAAATGCTGATATCCCAATAGGTTTGCTTATTTATGCTAATTTGGTGTTCAAAAATGGTATTGATAACTTCTATGCTAAATGTGCCAAAGCGGGCGTCGATTCAGTATTAATTGCTGATTTACCTGTGGAATATGCACCAGAATTTACCGATTCTGCTGAAAAACATGGAATTGACCCAATATTTATTTGTCCGCCTAATGCAGATGATGAAGTGATAAAGAATATTGCTAAACAAGGTAAAGGTTATACTTATTTGGTCTCGCGTGCAGGCGTAACAGGTACTGAAAATCGTGCTAATAAACCTTTAACCCATTTACTTGATAAATTGCATGAATATGGTGCTCCGCCAGCGATTCAAGGATTTGGTATTTCTGAACCGTTTCAAGTCAGTGAAGCCATTAAATCGGGTGCTGCTGGGGCTATCGCGGGTTCGGCTACAGTTAAAATTATTGAGCATAATCTGGATAACACAGATAAAATGCTGAGTGAATTAGCGAGCTTTGTTAAAACGATGAAACAGGCGACAAGCAAGTAATCTTATTTAAAGAACTAACATTGGTATAATGAACTTGAAATATGGATTTTTATACCAATATTAGGTAATCAATTATGCTTAATTTACCTGAATACACAAGCAAAGTTAAAGTGTGTTATTTTTAAAAACTTTAAGCATAATTGATAAAACGAGCGTGATTTTAAGTTGCATTTTATCCAAAAAGAAGTATAATTCTCAGTCATCTATCGCGGGGTGGAGCAGCTTGGTAGCTCGTCGGGCTCATAACCCGAAGGTCGTTGGTTCAAATCCAGCCCCCGCAACCACTTAAATTTTCATTCATAAATCAATCAACCCTTTTTATTGCATGAAAGTTCAACTCAAGTGGCTTCATTATAATTGGTTTTTTAAATGTAGCCTCGCATGTCGAGGTTTTTTTTCGTGTTGTGATTTTAAGCGTAAGTTTAAAAAGAATGTTGGGCTTTATGCCCTTTTTTATTTTCTGCAGTGGAGGTTTGTTTGGCTAATATAGAACAGCAATTAACTGATATCATTCAAGAACCAGTAAATGCACTTGGTTTTGAGTTAGTTGGCGTTGAATACATTCGTGGTCGTTATCCTGTACTTCGAGTCTATATTGATAATGAAAATGGTATAACTGTTGATGATTGTGCTGATGTTAGCCGACAAATTAGCGCAGTACTTGATGTTGAAGACCCTATCAAAGACGCCTATAACCTTGAAGTTTCATCGCCAGGTATGGATAGACCTCTGTTTACGCTTGAACATTATCAACGCTTTATTGGTGAAGAAGTCACTATTAGTTTACGTATTCCTGTTGCAAATCGTCGCAAGTGGAAAGGTAGGATAAAATCCATTGATAATGACATGATTACATTAACGGTGGAAGATAATGATGAAGTGTTTGCTTTTAGTAATATACAGAAAGCAAACATAGTACCTAATTTTAACCTTAAATAGAGTACGGGTGTAAAGGATGAATAAAGAAATTTTAGCTGTTGTTGAAGCAGTATCAAATGAAAAAGCACTAACGCGTGACAAAATTTTTGAAGCGCTAGAAACAGCATTAGCAACAGCCACTAAAAAGAAACAGAATGTGGATATTGACGTTATTGTAAAAATCGACCATAAAACAGGCGATTATGACACATTCCGTCGTTGGCATGTTGTGAGTGATGTCTCTCAACCAACGAAAGAAATAACATTAGAAGCAGCACAATATGAAGATCCATCAGTACAACTCGGTGATTATGTTCAAGAACAGATTGAATCAGTAGCATTTGACCGTATTACTACCCAAACAGCGAAACAAGTTATTGTACAAAAAGTACGTGAAGCTGAGCGAGCCATGGTAATTGACATGTTCAGAAATCGCATTGGTGAAATCGTAACGGGTATTGTCAAGAAAACTAACCGTGATAGTGTAATTCTTGATTTAGGTAATAATGCCGATGCAATGATGTTACGTCATGACATGTTACCACGTGAAAACTTTCGTATTGGTGACCGTGTTCGTGGTATTTTATACCTTGTTGAACAAGATAACAAACCAGCACAACTTTGTATCAGTCGTTCTAACCCTGAGATGATGGAAGAATTATTCCGTATCGAAGTACCAGAAATTGGTGAAGAGATGATTGATATTAAAGGTGTTGCTCGTGATCCAGGATCGCGTGCCAAAATTGCAGTTAGCAGCAATGACCGTCGTATTGATCCAGTCGGTGCTTGTGTTGGTATGCGTGGTGCACGTGTTCAAGCGGTATCAAATGAATTTGGTGGTGAGCGAATCGATATTGTTTTATGGGATGATAACCCAGCACAATACGTAATTAACGCTATGGCGCCTGCAGATGTGGTGTCAATCGTTGTTGATGAAGATAAACATACTATGGATGTCGCCGTTAATGCCGATACGTTGCCACAGGCAATTGGTCGAAATGGGCAAAATATTCGTTTAGCATCACAGCTTACGGGCTGGACATTAAATGTTATGAGTACCGAAGATTTACAAGAAAAACATCATGCAGAATCTTTTGCTTCAATTAGTAATTTCATGAAGCATTTAGATATTGAAGAAGATCTTGCACAACTATTAGTTGAAGAAGGATTTACTTCATTGGAAGAACTTGCTTATGTACCTGTTGATGAATTACTTGAAATTGAAGAACTTAATGAAGAACTTGTTGAAGCATTAAGAAGTCGAGCAAAGGATGCATTAACCACAATGGCATTAGCGACGAGTGGTGACAAAAGACCTGCTCAAGATTTATTAGATTTGGCAGGTATGACACAAGAATTGGCCTATCAATTAGCACAACATGACGTAACTACTTTGGAAGATTTAGCTGAACAAGGTACCGACGATCTAGCCGACATTGAAGGTTTAACAAGCAAACAAGCTGGCGATTTTATTATGGCTGCACGTAATATTTGTTGGTTTGCAAATGAATAATTGAGGGAAAGTTATACATGACCAAAGTATCAATCGAAACACTGGCTCAGGAAATAAATACTCCAGTGCAAACACTTTTGCAACAGTTTGCCGATGCAGGTATTAAAAAAACAGCATCTGATACTGTTACACAAAAGGAAAAAGAAGCTTTGCTTGCGCATTTAAATCCTCAGCAAGGTCCGACCAAATTAACGTTGCAACGTAAAACACATTCAACTTTAAATGTGTCAAGTGCTGGCGGTAAAAGCAAAGAAATTAAAGTAGAAGTTCGTAAAAAACGAACTTTTGTCAAGCGCGATCCAGTTGAACTTGTAGCAGAACAAGAGAAAGCTCGTCTTGAAGCCGAAAAAATTAAGCAAGAAGCTGAATTGAAAGCCCGCCAAGAAGCGGAAGAAAAAGAGAGATTAGCAGCTGCAGAAGAAGCTAAGAAACGTGAAGAAGAAGCTAAAAAACAAGCTGAAATTCAGGCTCAGGCTCAAGCACAAGCTCAGGCTGAAGAAGAAAAAGCTAAGCAAGTAGCAAAAACAGAACAAGCGCACCCTGTGGATCCTAAAGTGAAAAAAGCACAAGAAGAGAAGGCT
Proteins encoded:
- a CDS encoding anthranilate synthase component 1; its protein translation is MNKPTLTQITKTIGYYQDPTQVFYQLCDSRPATLLLESAEIDNKQGIKSVMIVDSALRISALNTKVTIEALTTNGEKLLPLLQQAVDDKVVKTFANAQILTLVFPDIDHLQDEDSRLKSLSVFDALRTLLTVVNVPENSSPDAVFVGGLFCYDLVAGFENLPILSSEQRCQDFCFYLAETLLEINHKDHLSILKATAFTSDTKEIERLTQRLDELQTTLSKPMKPIDSQSLAKIDVSCNKSDDDFNTIVKKMQDAIQQGEIFQAVPSRRFTLPCPKPLSAYQVLKTNNPSPYMFYMQDKDFVLFGASPESALKYTKATNQVEIYPIAGTRPRGLTKNGDIDHDLDSRLELEMRTDKKELAEHLMLVDLARNDLARICEPGTRYTKELLKVDRYSFVMHLVSRVVGQLRQDLDALHAYKATMNMGTLTGAPKVRAMQLIAESEKVKRGSYGGAVGYFTANGDLDTCIVIRSAYVEDGIATVQAGGGVVLDSDPQSESDESRNKARAVVRAIMTAHNVEGVF
- the trpD gene encoding bifunctional anthranilate synthase glutamate amidotransferase component TrpG/anthranilate phosphoribosyltransferase TrpD — its product is MANILFIDNIDSFTYNLVDQLRNSKHCVTVYRNTIPADVIIEKLSQMQNPILMLSPGPGTPSEAGSMPELLKRLKGKLPIIGICLGHQAIVESYGGSIVPAGDILHGKASLIEHDEQAMFAGLPNPLPVARYHSLKGENIPKTLTINALGNNIVMAVRNDEDRVCGFQFHPESILTIQGVKLLEQTIAWALNPPQKIAEPNQQKAIVDKQEYNIQPILNKLYLGQTITQEESKILFNLIIQGKIEPTVLATAIISMKVRGEKPDEIAGAAQALLENADSFDIPDYDFTDIVGTGGDGTNSINISTASAFVAAALGYKVAKHGNRGVSSKSGSSDVLSALGIKLNMPAEASRKALDELGVCFLFAQQYHSGFRHAAPVRQQLKTRTIFNVLGPLINPSRPKRILLGVYHPDLIQPIAETLKMLNYTHAYVVHGAGMDEVAIHGATQVGEVKNGEIRYFTLTPEDFGLPTYTVKDIEGGTPEMNRDMLIAILQGHGKPAHEAAIAVNVAMLMSLFGQADIKQNAKRAIDMMHSGKSYELLQKLAAR
- the trpCF gene encoding bifunctional indole-3-glycerol-phosphate synthase TrpC/phosphoribosylanthranilate isomerase TrpF, whose amino-acid sequence is MVIAALTKNVEMATVLKKIIHDKQIWLSQQQAAKPLATFKSNVKPSDRDFYQALNQAKTAFILECKKASPSKGLIRDDFDPAEIAKIYKNYASAISVLTDEKYFQGHFEFLPIVRKEVTQPVLCKDFIIDEYQIYLARYYQADAILLMLSVVTDDEYQQLSEVAHRLNMGVLTEASTESEVERAIKLGAKVIGINNRNLRDLTVDLNRVKNLSKTIPDDRIVISESGIYTHNQVKDLRQYAKGFLIGSALMSEPNLDLAIRKVVLGENKVCGLTRAEDAVNVYQAGAVYGGLIFVSSSPRYIQPNKARSVMSAAPLNWVGVFKNQNIDEVCQIAEQLSLYAVQLHGKEDADYIQALREKLPLTCQIWKALSIDGTVPEHHNPLVSRYVFDNGAGGTGKSFDWSLLENHELSNVILAGGINPENIKLAIATSVIGVDLNSGVEQSPGIKDKQKINAVFEQI
- the trpB gene encoding tryptophan synthase subunit beta, whose amino-acid sequence is MSKLNPYFGEFGGQYVPQILMPVLEQLEQAFLSAIHDPNFQKEFNDLLINYAGRPTALTLCKNLTAGTKTKLYLKREDLVHGGAHKTNQVLGQALLAKRMGKTEIIAETGAGQHGVASALACALLGLKCRIYMGAKDVQRQAPNVFRMRLMGATVIPVETGSATLKDACNEALRDWSGSYEHAHYMLGTAAGPHPFPTIVREFQQMISREAKQQILEREGRLPDAVIACVGGGSNAIGMFANFIDDKSVKLIGVEPGGHGIESGEHGASLKHGKLGIYFGMKTPMMQTDEGQIEESYSISAGLDFPAVGPQHAYLDSIGRAQYVSITDDEALDAFKELSRHEGIIPALESSHALAYAMKMIKENPDKEQLLIVNLSGRGDKDIFTVYDVLKAKGEIQ
- the trpA gene encoding tryptophan synthase subunit alpha — protein: MSRYQKLFATLAAEKRGAFVPFVPVGDPTPDLSLEIIQTLIDAGADALELGIPFSDPMADGPTIQNANIRAFKGGISVEKSFEILSKIRKQNADIPIGLLIYANLVFKNGIDNFYAKCAKAGVDSVLIADLPVEYAPEFTDSAEKHGIDPIFICPPNADDEVIKNIAKQGKGYTYLVSRAGVTGTENRANKPLTHLLDKLHEYGAPPAIQGFGISEPFQVSEAIKSGAAGAIAGSATVKIIEHNLDNTDKMLSELASFVKTMKQATSK
- the rimP gene encoding ribosome maturation factor RimP, with the translated sequence MANIEQQLTDIIQEPVNALGFELVGVEYIRGRYPVLRVYIDNENGITVDDCADVSRQISAVLDVEDPIKDAYNLEVSSPGMDRPLFTLEHYQRFIGEEVTISLRIPVANRRKWKGRIKSIDNDMITLTVEDNDEVFAFSNIQKANIVPNFNLK
- the nusA gene encoding transcription termination factor NusA, giving the protein MNKEILAVVEAVSNEKALTRDKIFEALETALATATKKKQNVDIDVIVKIDHKTGDYDTFRRWHVVSDVSQPTKEITLEAAQYEDPSVQLGDYVQEQIESVAFDRITTQTAKQVIVQKVREAERAMVIDMFRNRIGEIVTGIVKKTNRDSVILDLGNNADAMMLRHDMLPRENFRIGDRVRGILYLVEQDNKPAQLCISRSNPEMMEELFRIEVPEIGEEMIDIKGVARDPGSRAKIAVSSNDRRIDPVGACVGMRGARVQAVSNEFGGERIDIVLWDDNPAQYVINAMAPADVVSIVVDEDKHTMDVAVNADTLPQAIGRNGQNIRLASQLTGWTLNVMSTEDLQEKHHAESFASISNFMKHLDIEEDLAQLLVEEGFTSLEELAYVPVDELLEIEELNEELVEALRSRAKDALTTMALATSGDKRPAQDLLDLAGMTQELAYQLAQHDVTTLEDLAEQGTDDLADIEGLTSKQAGDFIMAARNICWFANE